The DNA sequence CCGCGCGTTCTCCCCCAGATCCAGATACCCCTTGCCGAGGCCGAAGCGCAGCAGCGAGTTATCCACACCCTTGGCGAGCATTTTTTCCAGGGATTCGATCATCGGTGGATTCCTTGCATGAGAAGTGTCAGGTCAGAATCATGGTGTTGCTGAAACCGCATCGCTGGCAAGCCAGCTCCCACAGAACTTTCGTTTGTTCACAAGTGCAATGTTCACCCGAGAACTATGTGGGAGCTGGCTTGCCAGCGATGGGGCCAGTGCAGTCAATGACGAAAATCAGAAGAAACTCAGGCCAACGTGGAACAGCTTCTCCACATCGCGAATATGCTTTTTATCCACAAGGAACAGGATCACATGGTCGCCCGCCGCGATCACTGTGTCGTCATGGGCGATGATCACTTCTTCATCGCGGATGATCGCGCCGATGGTGGTCCCCGGCGGCAGTGCGATGTTTTCGATGGCCTTGCCGATGACTTTGCTCGACTTCGAATCGCCATGAGCCACTGCTTCGATGGCTTCCGCCGCGCCCCGGCGCAACGAGTGCACGCTGACGATATCGCCGCGCCGCACGTGGGCGAGCAAGGTGCCGATGGTCGCCAGTTGTGGGCTGATGGCGATGTCGATGTCACCGCCCTGGATCAGGTCGACGTAGGCCGGGTTGTTGATGATCGTCATCACCTTCTTCGCGCCCAGACGCTTGGCCAGCAGGGACGACATGATGTTGGCTTCGTCATCGTTGGTCAGCGCAAGGAAGATGTCCGCGTCGGCGATGTTCTCTTCCAGCAGCAGGTCGCGATCCGACGCGCTGCCCTGCAGCACCACGGTGCTGTCGAGGGTGTCGGAGAGATAGCGACAGCGCGCCGGGTTCATCTCGATGATCTTCACCTGATAGCGGCTTTCGATGGCCTCGGCCAGCCGCTCGCCGATCTGCCCGCCACCGGCGATGACGATGCGCTTGTAGGTTTCGTCGAGGCGGCGCATTTCGCTCATTACGGCGCGAATATTCTCACGGGCAGCGATGAAGAAGACTTCGTCGTCGGCCTCGATCACCGTGTCGCCCTGGGGAAGAATCGGTCGATCACGACGGAAAATCGCCGCCACCCGCGTTTCCACATTCGGCATGTGTTCGCGCAACTGACGCAGTTGCTGACCCACCAGCGGTCCGCCGTAGTAGGCACGAACCGCGACCAGTTGCGCCTGGCCCTCGGCGAAATCGATCACCTGCAAGGCGCCGGGATGCTGGATCAAACGCTTGATGTAGTTGGTGACCACCTGCTCGGGACTGATCAGCACGTCGACCGGAATCGCCTCGTTCTGGAACAGTTGCTCCTCGCGGGTCAGGTACGACGCCTCGCGCACCCGGGCAATCTTGGTCGGTGTGTGGAACAGGGTGTGGGCGACCTGGCAGGCGACCATGTTGGTTTCGTCGCTGTTGGTCACTGCGACCAGCATGTCGGCGTCGTCGGCACCGGCCTGACGCAGAATGTTCGGCAACGAGCCACGGCCCTGCACGGTACGAATGTCGAGGCGGTCGCCAAGATCGCGCAGACGGTCACCGTCAGTGTCGACCACCGTGATGTCATTGGCCTCGCTGGCCAGATGTTCAGCCAGCGAACCGCCAACCTGTCCCGCACCGAGGATGATGATTTTCATCCAGTCACTCCATTGAATCCGTTTAGCCGCGCGCGGCAGCGATCTTGATCAGCTTGGCGTAGTAGAACCCGTCATGCCCGCCCTGCCGGGCCAGCAATTGGCGACCATGGGGCTGCTTGATCCCGGCGGCGGTGGCCAGATCCAGCTCCCGGGCACCCGGTGTGCGCTCAAGGAACGCGGCGATCACTTCGGTGTTCTCGGTCGGCAAGGTCGAGCAGGTGGCGTAGAGCAGGATGCCGCCCACTTCAAGGGTTTTCCACATCGCGTCGAGCAGTTCGCCTTGCAGTTGCGCGAGGGCGGCGATGTCGTCGGCCTGACGGGTCAGCTTGATGTCCGGATGGCGGCGGATCACGCCGGTGGCCGAGCACGGTGCGTCGAGCAGGATGCGCTGGAACGGTTTGCCGTCCCACCACGCTGCCGTGTCGCGACCGTCGGCGGCGATCAGTTCGGCGTTCAGACCGAGGCGTTCGAGGTTTTCCTTCACCCGCACCAGACGCTTGGCTTCCAGGTCCACCGCCACCACACCGGCCAGCGCCGGTTCGGCTTCGAGGATGTGGCAAGTTTTGCCGCCAGGGGCGCAGCAGGCGTCCAGCACTCGCTGGCCCGGCGCGAGGTCGAGCAGGTCGGCGGCCAGTTGTGCGGCTTCGTCCTGCACGCTGATCCAGCCTTCGGCGAAACCCGGCAGGCTACGCACGTCGGTGGCAGCGTCGAGGACGATGCCGTCACGGCTGAAGGTGCATGGCTGCGCGGCGATACCCGCTTCAGCCAGCAGGCCAAGGTACGCGTCGCGGCTGTGATGACGGCGGTTGACCCGCAGGATCATCGGCGGATGCGCGTTGTTGGCTTCGCAGATGGCTTCCCATTGCTCAGGCCAGAAAGCCTTGAGGGATTTTTGCAGCCAGCGCGGGTGAGCGGTGCGCACCACCGGATCGCGTTCCAGTTCGGCGAAGATCGCCTCATGTTCGCGTTGCGCATTGCGCAGTACGGCGTTGAGCAAGCCTTTGGCCCAGGGCTTTTTCAGCTTGTCGGCGCAACCGACGGTTTCGCCGATGGCGGCGTGCGGCGGGACGCGGGTGTAAAGCAACTGATAGAGACCGACCAGCAACAACGCCTCGACATCGGCGTCGGCCGCCTTGAACGGTTTCTGCAGCAGTTTTTCCGCCAGCGCCGACAAACGCGGCTGCCAACGGGCGGTGCCGAATGCCAGGTCCTGGGTGAAGCCGCGATCGCGATCTTCGACCTTGTCCAGTTGCGTCGGCAGGGAGCTGTTGAGCGAAGCCTTGCCGCTCAGGACAGCGGCGAGTGCCTTGGCGGCGGCCAGACGCGGGTTCATTGCGCGTCCACCGCTGCGCCCAGCACGGTGCCGGTGGCGAATTTCTCACGACGGCTGTTGAACAGATCGCTGAAATTCAGCGCCTTGCCGCCGGGCAATTGCAGGCGGGTCAGGCACAGCGCCTGTTCGCCACAGGCGACGAGCAGACCGTCCTTGCTGGCGCCGAGAATGGTGCCCGGTGCGCCTTTGCCTTCGGCCAGTGTCGCCCCCAGCACTTTCAGCGCTTCGCCGTTGAGCGTGCTGTGGGTGATCGGCCATGGATTGAAGGCGCGGACCAGACGTTCCAGTTCGATGGCCGGACGGCTCCAGTCGATGCGTGCTTCGTCCTTGTTCAGTTTGTGCGCGTAAGTGGCGAGCTCGTCGTTCTGCACTTCGCCTTCCAAGGTGCCAGCGGCCAGACCCGCAATCGCCTGTACCACGGCAGGCGGGCCCATTTCGGCGAGGCGGTCGTGGAGGCTGCCGCCGGTGTCTTCGCCGCTGATCGGGGTGACGACCTTGAGCAGCATCGGCCCGGTATCGAGGCCGGCTTCCATGCGCATCACAGTCACGCCGCTTTCGGCGTCGCCCGCTTCCACGGCGCGCTGGATCGGCGCCGCACCGCGCCAGCGCGGCAGTAGCGAGGCGTGGCTGTTGATGCAACCCAGGCGCGGAATATCCAGCACCGCTTGCGGCAGGATCAGGCCGTAGGCGACCACCACCATCAAGTCAGGCTTCAGCGCCGCGAACTCGGCTTGAGCGTCAGCGTTGCGCAGAGTCGGCGGCTGTAACACCTGGATATTGTTTTCCAGAGCGAGCTGTTTGACCGGGCTCGGCATCAGTTTTTGCCCACGACCGGCCGGGCGATCCGGTTGGGTGTAGACCGCAACGATCTCGTAAGGGCTGTCCAGCAGGGCCTTGAGGTGTTCGGCGGCGAATTCCGGGGTGCCGGCAAAAACGATGCGCAGTGGCTCAGTCATGGGGGAGTCTCATAAAAAGAAAAAGGCTTGCCGCAGCAAGCCTTTGGAGAGGGGCATCAAGCGTTCTGGCGGTGCTGCTTTTCCAGTTTCTTCTTGATCCGGTCGCGTTTGAGCGTGGACAGGTAATCGACGAACAACTTGCCGTTGAGGTGGTCGCATTCGTGCTGGATGCATACGGCGAGCAGGCCTTCGGCGATCAGTTCGTAAGGCTTGCCGTCACGGTCCAGGGCCTTGATCTTGACCTTCTGCGGGCGGTCGACGTTTTCGTAGAAACCCGGCACCGAGAGGCAGCCTTCCTGGTACTGCTCCATTTCGTCGGTCAGCGATTCGAACTCGGGGTTGATGAACACCCGCGGTTCGGTGCGGTCTTCGGAAAGGTCCATCACGACGATACGTTTGTGCACGTTGACCTGGGTCGCGGCAAGGCCGATGCCCGGCGCTTCATACATTGTTTCAAACATGTCATCGACCAGCTGACGCACTTCGTCGTCCACTACAGCCACAGGTTTGGCGATAGTGCGCAGACGCGGGTCCGGAAATTCGAGGATGTTCAAAATGGCCATAAGCTTGATTGCTGCACGTGTGAGGTAAAGTCGGGCGATGGCCTGGCGGGTCCGAAGATGCAGGCTACCGTTGTGAAACGTAGCTCCTTGATTTTCAGCATAGAGCAGGGAGCGAGCCACGGGGGCTCTGGCGTTTCACGCGAACGCACATAATAAAGGGATTCACCGCATGAGGAAATCACTACTCGCCCTGCTGTTTCTGGCCTCGGCCGGCGCCGCGCACGGGCAAGTGCAACTCAAGGAAGGTTTTCCACAGCAATACACGGTGGTTTCGGGGGATACGCTCTGGGACATTTCCGGTAAATATTTGCGCGAACCCTGGCAGTGGCCGCAACTGTGGCGGGCCAATCCGCAGATCGAAAACCCCAACCT is a window from the Pseudomonas gozinkensis genome containing:
- the trkA gene encoding Trk system potassium transporter TrkA → MKIIILGAGQVGGSLAEHLASEANDITVVDTDGDRLRDLGDRLDIRTVQGRGSLPNILRQAGADDADMLVAVTNSDETNMVACQVAHTLFHTPTKIARVREASYLTREEQLFQNEAIPVDVLISPEQVVTNYIKRLIQHPGALQVIDFAEGQAQLVAVRAYYGGPLVGQQLRQLREHMPNVETRVAAIFRRDRPILPQGDTVIEADDEVFFIAARENIRAVMSEMRRLDETYKRIVIAGGGQIGERLAEAIESRYQVKIIEMNPARCRYLSDTLDSTVVLQGSASDRDLLLEENIADADIFLALTNDDEANIMSSLLAKRLGAKKVMTIINNPAYVDLIQGGDIDIAISPQLATIGTLLAHVRRGDIVSVHSLRRGAAEAIEAVAHGDSKSSKVIGKAIENIALPPGTTIGAIIRDEEVIIAHDDTVIAAGDHVILFLVDKKHIRDVEKLFHVGLSFF
- the rsmB gene encoding 16S rRNA (cytosine(967)-C(5))-methyltransferase RsmB, with protein sequence MNPRLAAAKALAAVLSGKASLNSSLPTQLDKVEDRDRGFTQDLAFGTARWQPRLSALAEKLLQKPFKAADADVEALLLVGLYQLLYTRVPPHAAIGETVGCADKLKKPWAKGLLNAVLRNAQREHEAIFAELERDPVVRTAHPRWLQKSLKAFWPEQWEAICEANNAHPPMILRVNRRHHSRDAYLGLLAEAGIAAQPCTFSRDGIVLDAATDVRSLPGFAEGWISVQDEAAQLAADLLDLAPGQRVLDACCAPGGKTCHILEAEPALAGVVAVDLEAKRLVRVKENLERLGLNAELIAADGRDTAAWWDGKPFQRILLDAPCSATGVIRRHPDIKLTRQADDIAALAQLQGELLDAMWKTLEVGGILLYATCSTLPTENTEVIAAFLERTPGARELDLATAAGIKQPHGRQLLARQGGHDGFYYAKLIKIAAARG
- the fmt gene encoding methionyl-tRNA formyltransferase yields the protein MTEPLRIVFAGTPEFAAEHLKALLDSPYEIVAVYTQPDRPAGRGQKLMPSPVKQLALENNIQVLQPPTLRNADAQAEFAALKPDLMVVVAYGLILPQAVLDIPRLGCINSHASLLPRWRGAAPIQRAVEAGDAESGVTVMRMEAGLDTGPMLLKVVTPISGEDTGGSLHDRLAEMGPPAVVQAIAGLAAGTLEGEVQNDELATYAHKLNKDEARIDWSRPAIELERLVRAFNPWPITHSTLNGEALKVLGATLAEGKGAPGTILGASKDGLLVACGEQALCLTRLQLPGGKALNFSDLFNSRREKFATGTVLGAAVDAQ
- the def gene encoding peptide deformylase, whose protein sequence is MAILNILEFPDPRLRTIAKPVAVVDDEVRQLVDDMFETMYEAPGIGLAATQVNVHKRIVVMDLSEDRTEPRVFINPEFESLTDEMEQYQEGCLSVPGFYENVDRPQKVKIKALDRDGKPYELIAEGLLAVCIQHECDHLNGKLFVDYLSTLKRDRIKKKLEKQHRQNA